From Alteromonas australica, one genomic window encodes:
- a CDS encoding transglutaminase domain-containing protein: MISCRKHVLPLVLLSCFATATYGQSDPSFANVAISLSEDHEGALGERISLTLSSNSAQKIAQTLTQWSGIEVQHVAKDALTLTMVLRPEYQGEVIKQYTSASFVIDLDEDSTTQFTAAFATQYTGPFSVEEAEKYVSEYIDDTTYIHGFNFASTVAREKSGDCTEFAVLTTALMRALGKPGRVVFGTVIIEDEVGVTAYGHAWTEVWHDNKWQVMDAALYGLDANKRFYLPGSVIDNEGPGYGMSLATGTILMPVKFYDVKSAS, encoded by the coding sequence ATGATTTCGTGTAGAAAACACGTTTTGCCTTTGGTGTTGCTGTCATGCTTTGCCACTGCCACCTATGGGCAAAGTGACCCCTCCTTTGCGAACGTGGCAATTTCGTTAAGCGAAGATCATGAAGGGGCATTGGGGGAGCGAATTAGTCTCACTTTGTCGTCTAACTCTGCGCAAAAAATTGCGCAAACGTTAACGCAGTGGTCGGGCATAGAAGTGCAGCACGTTGCTAAAGATGCCCTTACTCTGACGATGGTATTGCGCCCAGAGTATCAGGGCGAAGTGATTAAACAGTATACTTCAGCCAGTTTCGTGATTGATTTGGATGAAGATAGCACGACTCAGTTTACCGCTGCTTTTGCCACCCAATATACAGGTCCATTTTCCGTCGAAGAGGCGGAAAAGTACGTCAGTGAATATATTGATGATACTACCTACATTCATGGGTTTAATTTTGCCTCTACAGTGGCGCGCGAAAAAAGCGGAGATTGTACAGAATTTGCGGTATTAACCACGGCATTAATGCGAGCACTGGGCAAACCGGGGCGCGTGGTGTTCGGCACGGTGATCATTGAAGATGAAGTAGGGGTCACCGCTTATGGCCATGCTTGGACAGAGGTTTGGCACGATAATAAGTGGCAAGTAATGGACGCAGCGCTATATGGTTTAGATGCAAATAAGCGCTTCTATTTACCGGGGTCGGTCATTGATAACGAAGGGCCGGGATATGGCATGTCTCTCGCTACCGGTACTATTCTAATGCCGGTGAAATTCTACGATGTAAAAAGCGCCTCTTAG
- the ylqF gene encoding ribosome biogenesis GTPase YlqF, whose amino-acid sequence MALQWFPGHMHKALKEIKESLSQVDILIEVLDARIPYSSENPEIAKIRGDKPCIKILNKFDLADPEMTAQWQAHLEAERGVKTITTSSDKPGSSKQIMGMIKTMFAHKDVQHKSIKAMITGIPNVGKSTLINILADRIIAKTGNEPAVTKSQQRINLGDGIILFDTPGVLWPKLENPHSIYRLASSGAVKNTAMEYDDVGFFAADYLIKAYPEVMKSTYKLDDLPDTELAFLEAAARKRGAIMAGGRVNLHKICEVLLNELQSGKLGRITLETPAMVEQEKIEIAEAAARKEADKAKRKQRFKEGSLTPDKRARKEKRNEKREAQSKRMKKR is encoded by the coding sequence GTGGCGTTACAATGGTTTCCGGGGCATATGCACAAAGCCCTTAAAGAGATTAAAGAGTCTCTTAGTCAAGTTGATATTTTAATTGAAGTGCTGGATGCACGCATTCCTTATTCCAGTGAAAACCCGGAAATTGCAAAAATTCGGGGCGATAAGCCGTGCATTAAAATTCTCAATAAATTTGACCTGGCTGATCCAGAGATGACGGCTCAATGGCAAGCACACCTAGAAGCAGAGCGTGGCGTGAAAACCATCACTACTTCCAGTGATAAACCCGGTAGCAGTAAACAGATTATGGGCATGATTAAAACAATGTTTGCTCACAAAGATGTGCAACACAAATCAATTAAAGCCATGATCACGGGGATTCCCAATGTTGGGAAGTCAACGTTAATTAATATATTGGCCGACCGTATTATTGCTAAAACCGGTAACGAGCCTGCGGTAACAAAAAGCCAGCAACGAATAAATTTAGGGGACGGAATTATTCTGTTTGATACCCCAGGTGTACTCTGGCCAAAACTAGAAAACCCTCATTCTATTTATCGGCTTGCCTCTTCGGGGGCTGTGAAGAACACGGCAATGGAATACGATGATGTTGGTTTTTTTGCTGCTGACTACTTGATCAAAGCCTACCCAGAGGTCATGAAGTCCACTTACAAATTGGACGATTTGCCGGACACTGAACTTGCCTTTTTAGAGGCAGCGGCACGAAAACGCGGCGCTATTATGGCTGGCGGGCGAGTAAACTTACATAAAATCTGTGAAGTTCTGCTTAATGAATTGCAATCTGGAAAGCTCGGCCGTATTACCTTGGAAACCCCCGCTATGGTGGAACAGGAAAAAATAGAAATAGCGGAAGCGGCTGCAAGAAAAGAGGCAGATAAAGCGAAACGAAAACAACGCTTTAAAGAGGGGTCGTTAACGCCTGACAAGCGGGCAAGGAAAGAAAAACGTAACGAAAAACGAGAAGCGCAAAGCAAGAGAATGAAAAAGCGTTAA
- a CDS encoding PKD domain-containing protein, which yields MLVSKKYKKSVIAASLLVALCGCNDDDKKEPVEEIANQAPVVDAGDDITIDELTEVTLVSSVTDEDGDVVTYRWVQVAGATVELTGADTSTVSFTAPDVNPSETLTFELTVTDDDADTSADSVNVTVTHVNASPSVSVAAKVVEEKQAVTLTAVASDDGDVVSYSWQQTQGTEVTLVDADTATLSFDAPSVDQDETLTFSVSVTDDEGVTVSESVNVEVTQKQINLEIAGRVTDSPIVDATVTFFIGDEEVTSSADGQGDYVISLSLDDDDGAQMISVVAQGKDDQSHARLMSILGTADALNQASNDNGLLTKDELFDVNVTNVTTANSALILRENLGEPVVDDEMLAALNLRVSQEEMFALATAIKVAIDKAPANSSLALPEGIEDTLALAQNTDVAAAYLEVVENTQEYEDAYQEIVADPDLIEVSSDSDPISFYVSDYHNPLITHPGSFVQIIDDNSARFTAFDTDVEATLTNDDGKLILRFNEGDYTVSSNTNIVLDGIQYYVPVEYIYHELQYRLLSDKEGILSLEFFSVYTTHYPNGELSDELHNNDPVKQITAISVDNVSEVALNNDSETILSLPVPGILFPSPDDAITAYNRGADIFSFSPQGSGETQLERAGFTWITQPSTVDDGVNELVITFDDGAELRYLQLTNSEGVTLYAVSGTSADGAVNSFKVDAGSEVDSNIKFDIANVPGVYTYAFDGETINEFWWELWPNGKAYSIETADDNGDGAISVDEMLVMYGEWKVTDNGGLSITRNRFEDYSWPGCFGSDAGCYLYNERHWNLFALEGNAYHVTNTHKFDFYTSSGSDGFDGVFDYLTFDNRRISKQIARPVPVPLPDNQYLPMSPPKAYLDLIDPRAFIGSELYGVAQNEVTEYDDVSFTIILNADGTYATASSIKGSAEGEYAVGADNSVLFDEGATGKPTSVETLLYRNDNFVVNLFNEAPAIVFFASSDADDYEALLRDKTSAASFDSIAGTPLALVDVQEDGTWGMAFVEFADGEVNIYTDSRFDEVDATYAFSKNDDGSIDLGGRLYLSLSEGGVHVFVTDEEDAEHNDYNFLFEDIEKAKGFVENINNTLNGEYHYSDYQ from the coding sequence ATGTTGGTCTCAAAAAAATATAAAAAAAGTGTCATTGCTGCGTCACTTCTTGTGGCCTTGTGTGGCTGTAACGATGACGACAAAAAAGAGCCTGTAGAAGAAATTGCCAACCAAGCCCCCGTGGTAGATGCGGGCGATGATATCACCATAGATGAACTCACAGAGGTGACACTTGTCAGTTCAGTAACGGATGAAGACGGTGACGTTGTCACTTACCGTTGGGTCCAGGTAGCAGGTGCTACCGTTGAATTAACAGGCGCAGATACATCAACAGTGAGCTTCACAGCGCCGGATGTTAACCCTTCTGAAACACTGACTTTTGAACTCACGGTAACGGACGATGACGCAGACACTAGCGCTGACAGTGTGAATGTGACTGTTACCCATGTGAATGCCTCGCCAAGCGTTTCCGTGGCTGCCAAGGTGGTGGAAGAAAAGCAGGCCGTAACCTTAACGGCTGTAGCTTCAGATGATGGGGACGTGGTTTCGTATAGCTGGCAACAAACTCAAGGTACAGAAGTGACTTTAGTCGATGCAGACACGGCAACGTTGAGCTTTGATGCACCGTCGGTTGATCAAGACGAAACACTCACGTTTTCCGTGAGTGTCACCGACGATGAAGGCGTGACAGTCAGCGAATCGGTTAATGTCGAGGTGACGCAAAAGCAAATAAATTTGGAGATTGCAGGGCGAGTTACCGACTCACCGATTGTCGATGCTACCGTGACTTTTTTCATCGGCGACGAAGAGGTTACCAGCTCTGCAGATGGGCAAGGTGATTACGTAATTTCATTAAGTCTAGATGACGATGATGGGGCGCAAATGATTTCTGTTGTGGCGCAAGGTAAGGATGACCAGTCACACGCTAGGTTGATGTCGATTTTGGGTACCGCCGATGCGTTAAATCAGGCTTCAAACGACAATGGCTTACTCACCAAAGATGAACTCTTTGATGTCAATGTTACCAATGTAACGACGGCAAATTCAGCACTTATTTTGCGCGAAAACCTAGGAGAGCCTGTTGTTGATGATGAAATGTTGGCAGCACTTAACCTAAGAGTGTCTCAAGAGGAAATGTTTGCGTTAGCGACGGCAATTAAAGTGGCCATAGATAAAGCGCCAGCGAATAGCAGTTTAGCACTGCCGGAAGGCATTGAAGACACATTGGCTTTAGCGCAAAACACAGACGTCGCGGCAGCGTACCTTGAGGTTGTCGAAAATACTCAAGAATATGAAGACGCCTACCAGGAAATTGTCGCCGACCCTGATCTTATTGAAGTGAGTAGCGATAGTGACCCGATAAGTTTTTATGTCTCTGATTATCATAATCCCCTCATTACACACCCAGGTAGTTTTGTACAGATTATCGATGACAATAGTGCGCGTTTCACTGCCTTCGACACGGACGTTGAGGCTACCCTTACCAACGACGACGGCAAACTGATACTGCGCTTTAACGAGGGCGACTATACTGTTTCATCAAACACGAATATCGTCCTCGATGGTATACAGTATTATGTGCCCGTTGAGTATATTTACCATGAATTGCAGTATCGCTTGCTTTCAGACAAAGAAGGCATTCTTTCCCTTGAATTTTTCTCGGTATATACCACCCATTACCCAAATGGTGAGTTAAGCGACGAGCTTCATAATAATGACCCGGTTAAACAGATAACGGCAATATCGGTAGATAATGTATCTGAGGTTGCGCTAAACAATGACAGTGAAACCATTTTATCCCTGCCAGTTCCAGGGATCTTGTTCCCTTCTCCTGATGACGCGATCACCGCTTACAATAGGGGGGCTGATATATTTAGCTTTTCACCTCAGGGCAGTGGAGAAACTCAGCTAGAACGCGCCGGGTTCACTTGGATTACACAACCTTCCACCGTGGATGATGGGGTGAATGAGCTGGTTATTACGTTTGATGATGGGGCAGAGCTGCGCTATTTACAGTTAACCAATAGTGAAGGGGTGACGTTATATGCAGTATCGGGAACATCTGCTGATGGCGCCGTAAACTCGTTTAAAGTGGATGCTGGTAGCGAAGTTGACAGCAACATTAAATTTGACATTGCAAATGTGCCCGGTGTTTACACATACGCTTTCGACGGTGAAACAATCAATGAGTTTTGGTGGGAATTATGGCCAAATGGAAAGGCCTACAGCATTGAAACGGCCGACGACAATGGTGACGGCGCTATTTCGGTCGATGAGATGCTCGTTATGTATGGGGAATGGAAGGTAACGGATAACGGTGGACTTAGCATTACCCGCAATCGGTTTGAAGATTATAGTTGGCCAGGGTGTTTCGGTTCCGATGCAGGCTGCTACCTTTACAATGAACGCCATTGGAATTTGTTCGCTTTGGAAGGGAACGCATACCACGTAACCAATACCCACAAATTCGATTTTTACACCTCGAGTGGCAGTGATGGATTCGACGGAGTATTCGATTACTTAACCTTCGATAATCGAAGAATATCAAAACAAATCGCGCGACCTGTACCTGTTCCACTGCCTGATAATCAATACCTTCCGATGTCTCCGCCAAAAGCGTATTTGGACTTAATAGACCCTAGAGCGTTTATAGGCTCCGAGCTTTACGGCGTTGCGCAAAATGAGGTAACCGAGTATGACGATGTAAGTTTCACCATTATCCTCAATGCTGACGGAACCTATGCAACAGCGTCTTCGATTAAAGGGAGTGCTGAGGGTGAATATGCCGTAGGTGCCGATAACAGTGTGTTATTCGATGAAGGCGCGACAGGGAAACCTACCTCGGTTGAAACCCTGCTTTACCGAAACGATAACTTCGTCGTGAACCTGTTTAATGAAGCACCTGCAATTGTGTTTTTTGCCTCATCTGATGCCGATGATTATGAAGCGCTACTTAGAGATAAAACATCTGCCGCCTCTTTCGATAGCATTGCCGGCACGCCACTCGCACTTGTCGATGTGCAAGAAGACGGAACGTGGGGTATGGCCTTCGTTGAGTTTGCTGATGGTGAAGTAAATATCTATACCGACAGCCGTTTTGACGAGGTGGACGCCACCTATGCGTTTAGCAAAAACGACGATGGCAGTATAGATTTAGGGGGCAGGTTATACTTATCCCTTAGTGAAGGTGGTGTGCATGTTTTCGTTACCGACGAAGAAGATGCAGAGCACAACGACTATAACTTCCTGTTTGAGGATATTGAGAAGGCAAAAGGATTCGTTGAGAATATCAATAATACCTTAAATGGTGAGTATCACTATTCTGACTATCAGTAG
- a CDS encoding helix-turn-helix transcriptional regulator yields MQGNNTLFYRSFAEKFEQQLNLEISRRQNPKVFIVSDIRVQELAKRLNMDVSNLRRQCQKHYQKSPKALIDIYRIRKARKLLSKGIRPSVIAAQLGFYEHKTFSTVFKRHVGIAPSEFIKSHCAFDI; encoded by the coding sequence ATGCAAGGAAACAACACGCTTTTCTACCGTTCGTTTGCAGAAAAATTTGAGCAACAATTGAATTTGGAGATATCACGAAGGCAAAACCCTAAAGTATTCATTGTTTCGGACATTCGGGTTCAGGAGTTAGCAAAGAGACTCAACATGGATGTTTCTAATTTAAGAAGGCAATGCCAAAAACATTACCAAAAGTCGCCAAAAGCACTTATTGATATTTATAGAATCAGGAAAGCAAGAAAACTATTATCAAAGGGAATACGGCCCTCGGTAATTGCAGCTCAACTTGGGTTCTATGAGCACAAAACATTCTCTACGGTATTTAAAAGGCACGTTGGCATTGCGCCTAGCGAATTTATTAAAAGCCACTGCGCTTTTGATATTTAA
- a CDS encoding serine/threonine-protein kinase, producing the protein MQFSDALSLFTHLITLDEERMRENVSRFCAEGTPLFEETLALIDAHYTVQEKGGFTSIISGQAEFFSDDHIEKSLEGQQFGPYRLVEKLGQGGMSSVYLGERNDGTITQHVAIKFVFSSIANIAGEHFILREAQFLANLNHPNIAKVFNIDVRDDGVPYIVMEYIQGKPLSEFGQENLTKSARISCLIQLCSALTEAHQNRIVHADIKPSNIVLDDSHRPKLLDFGIASSLNDADSQYLKAASSDFSSPQLRNGQKANVTDDVFSLGKVMAFLFPDTQDKEVAAIIEKATTATPQARFKSAEQFKDALDAYRENKPLRWFNSSRRYLMKKWFQRSPTTAFLTLALPLVLLTGISILWLQNNKLLFEANKNEQILSFYHELFQANTPTSAKGSALSAADFIKEGVKLVHGSKVVDEMSKASILSTLSNSLLNLGYLKQAQEVISQLPKQTPEGFYIQAKAAYQRGEYEEAKLWGEAYNRATDATNFNGQFLALNIAKKLDDTVPLLDELSRIEREFPGHLTDDQTFYLNKVRWSHWLATDPEFLLTSLSSIDRSTYSSYKKAWLLTLKAQAEAALALKEEGRSTLQAALLNAEAAFNPLNPELAEIYAGLSYVASDVEDEIMLEMLLIRQQTIYSSLQPLFDEQLLTVLEQQFNYHMYTKQYAQSASYISLAVKQCGEKKSARCERIRVKHLAASYFTNKFNEVVTYYQLWFNRPNELTYSAQFYAELLLLASKTGLAQEVSSSDVDRLTQFAVAEENAGLIIHTALRAGLTKWAVEYGEKLRNPKRAAKLALLAAYAEIQHTEKAAEVLNSLNQGNEEQDFLRPLASALNPESLLFPAFDSISVKTLVGENIIFSNRRVTGITAPGKAEMLKMGELYEIKWLPQVLPGDQISLYINHRHHYDAEAFSLWDDVQKTHWHRFAANIENDGSEWIDPLVMSANGIQGFKVMAVSDKGYWALSDGFFGIESGLTENNGLKQLMNQNLLVDAVHRPLAFEVYQVGKANSIEWNSNILKGDTVAIYVLHDSPHNIGSGNGAHYPTVVKRRWYMVSDRVENNGNYTLDPAQFNGQGNAYKILIISNTGYWAVSEERFTVVNPH; encoded by the coding sequence ATGCAGTTTTCAGATGCGCTTTCGTTATTTACCCATTTAATTACGCTTGATGAAGAACGTATGCGTGAAAATGTGTCTCGTTTTTGCGCAGAAGGTACGCCCTTGTTTGAAGAGACCCTCGCTTTAATTGATGCGCATTACACCGTACAAGAAAAAGGTGGGTTCACGTCTATCATTAGTGGGCAAGCCGAGTTTTTTTCTGATGATCACATTGAAAAATCTCTGGAAGGGCAGCAATTCGGCCCCTACAGATTAGTAGAAAAGCTGGGGCAGGGAGGGATGTCTTCCGTTTATCTCGGTGAGCGCAATGACGGTACGATTACCCAGCACGTAGCGATCAAGTTTGTTTTTTCGTCTATTGCGAATATTGCGGGCGAGCACTTTATATTACGAGAAGCTCAGTTTCTGGCGAATCTTAACCACCCGAATATTGCAAAAGTGTTCAATATTGACGTTAGAGACGACGGTGTTCCGTACATAGTTATGGAGTACATTCAGGGTAAACCACTCAGTGAATTTGGCCAGGAAAACCTGACTAAGTCGGCGAGGATTTCTTGTCTTATTCAACTGTGTAGCGCACTCACCGAAGCACATCAAAACCGTATAGTTCACGCGGATATTAAGCCTTCAAATATTGTACTGGATGACAGTCATCGCCCCAAGTTGCTTGATTTTGGCATAGCCTCTTCACTCAATGATGCGGATAGTCAGTACCTTAAAGCCGCCAGTTCAGATTTTTCTAGCCCGCAATTGCGAAACGGGCAGAAAGCCAATGTTACCGATGATGTATTTTCGCTGGGTAAGGTGATGGCGTTTTTATTCCCAGACACCCAAGACAAGGAAGTGGCTGCCATTATCGAAAAAGCCACAACCGCGACGCCACAAGCGCGCTTTAAAAGTGCTGAGCAGTTTAAAGATGCCCTAGATGCGTACCGTGAAAATAAACCCCTTCGCTGGTTTAACAGTTCCCGACGTTACTTAATGAAAAAGTGGTTTCAACGTTCGCCTACTACCGCCTTTTTAACCCTCGCGCTCCCATTGGTATTGCTTACAGGGATAAGTATTCTGTGGCTACAAAATAATAAACTGCTGTTTGAAGCAAACAAGAATGAACAAATTCTCAGTTTTTATCACGAGCTGTTTCAGGCAAATACACCCACGTCGGCGAAAGGTAGTGCATTAAGCGCAGCTGACTTTATTAAAGAAGGGGTGAAATTGGTCCACGGGTCGAAGGTAGTGGATGAAATGAGTAAAGCATCAATTTTATCTACTTTGTCAAATAGCCTGCTTAATTTGGGGTATTTAAAACAAGCGCAAGAGGTAATCTCTCAGTTGCCAAAACAAACCCCTGAGGGGTTCTACATTCAGGCAAAAGCCGCTTATCAGCGAGGCGAGTATGAAGAAGCTAAACTATGGGGGGAAGCGTATAACCGCGCTACTGACGCGACGAATTTTAATGGTCAGTTTTTAGCGCTGAATATTGCTAAAAAGCTTGATGACACCGTACCCTTATTAGATGAGTTATCTCGTATTGAGCGTGAGTTTCCTGGCCATTTAACCGACGACCAAACTTTCTACTTAAATAAAGTCAGGTGGTCACACTGGTTAGCCACCGATCCTGAATTTCTTCTCACGTCATTAAGCAGTATCGATCGGTCAACCTATTCCTCTTATAAAAAAGCCTGGCTTCTTACCTTAAAAGCGCAAGCGGAAGCGGCGCTAGCGTTAAAAGAAGAAGGACGAAGTACCCTACAAGCGGCCTTGTTGAATGCAGAGGCTGCGTTTAATCCTTTAAACCCCGAGCTAGCAGAAATATATGCTGGGTTATCTTATGTTGCCAGCGACGTTGAAGACGAAATCATGCTGGAAATGCTACTCATTCGTCAGCAAACCATCTACAGCAGTCTGCAGCCCCTGTTTGATGAGCAGCTACTAACGGTTCTTGAACAACAGTTTAATTATCACATGTATACCAAACAATATGCTCAGAGTGCGTCTTATATCTCTTTGGCGGTAAAACAGTGTGGCGAAAAGAAAAGTGCAAGGTGTGAACGAATTCGCGTGAAGCATCTCGCTGCTAGCTACTTTACCAATAAATTTAACGAAGTTGTTACCTACTACCAGTTATGGTTTAACCGCCCCAATGAGCTGACTTACAGCGCTCAATTTTATGCTGAATTACTACTGCTAGCGAGTAAGACTGGTTTAGCGCAAGAGGTGTCAAGCAGCGACGTTGATCGGTTAACGCAATTTGCTGTGGCAGAAGAAAATGCCGGATTGATTATCCATACAGCATTAAGGGCTGGACTGACTAAGTGGGCCGTAGAGTATGGTGAAAAATTGCGCAACCCTAAAAGAGCAGCAAAGCTGGCGTTATTGGCGGCATATGCAGAAATCCAACATACTGAAAAAGCGGCCGAAGTTTTAAATTCCCTTAACCAAGGCAACGAAGAACAGGACTTCCTTCGCCCGCTTGCAAGTGCATTAAATCCTGAGAGCCTCCTATTTCCTGCGTTTGACAGTATAAGTGTGAAGACGCTTGTAGGAGAAAACATCATTTTCAGTAATCGACGGGTGACAGGTATAACTGCACCGGGGAAAGCTGAAATGCTGAAAATGGGCGAACTTTACGAGATTAAGTGGCTGCCTCAGGTACTGCCAGGCGATCAAATATCATTGTATATCAATCACCGACATCACTACGACGCAGAAGCTTTTTCTCTGTGGGATGATGTGCAAAAAACGCACTGGCACCGATTTGCGGCAAATATTGAAAATGACGGAAGTGAATGGATAGACCCCCTTGTTATGTCTGCAAACGGTATTCAGGGCTTTAAGGTAATGGCGGTATCAGATAAAGGTTATTGGGCATTAAGCGATGGGTTCTTCGGCATAGAATCCGGCCTGACAGAAAACAATGGGCTTAAGCAGCTCATGAACCAAAATTTACTGGTTGATGCCGTGCATCGGCCCCTTGCTTTTGAGGTGTACCAAGTGGGGAAGGCCAACAGCATTGAGTGGAATAGCAACATACTCAAGGGAGATACCGTCGCGATTTATGTCCTGCATGATAGTCCGCATAATATCGGTAGTGGAAATGGTGCTCATTACCCCACGGTGGTTAAGCGTCGCTGGTACATGGTTAGTGATAGAGTGGAAAACAACGGCAACTATACACTCGACCCAGCGCAATTTAATGGCCAAGGTAACGCCTATAAAATTCTTATCATTTCGAACACCGGATATTGGGCGGTGTCAGAAGAGCGCTTTACGGTGGTTAATCCGCACTAG
- a CDS encoding TrmH family RNA methyltransferase, with protein sequence MKLDDVKKLHQKKYRNQFKHYLVEGEHLVLELVKANLSSMGDITLYVTAEYLSWAQALNPSFELVEVTQKQMSQLSDTQSPQGIIACVPMPAKPQEIEVTGGRYVYLHEVQDPGNLGTILRSLAWFGNFNLLLSPNSVDPFNSKVVRASMGAIFHVPIELDVPLLSLSERFSHFAYLDMQGKAISDPDFSEFQCYLFGNEARGVPRDTLVEVNASAFTIAGSGKIDSLNLASAVNICAYQLSQ encoded by the coding sequence ATGAAATTAGATGACGTAAAAAAGCTGCACCAAAAAAAGTACCGAAATCAGTTTAAACACTATTTGGTAGAAGGGGAGCACCTTGTTCTTGAATTGGTGAAAGCCAATTTGTCGTCAATGGGTGATATCACCCTTTATGTCACGGCTGAATACCTATCTTGGGCACAGGCGCTAAATCCCTCTTTTGAACTCGTCGAAGTAACCCAAAAGCAAATGTCACAACTGAGTGATACTCAATCTCCGCAAGGTATTATTGCTTGTGTCCCCATGCCGGCCAAGCCACAAGAGATTGAAGTGACAGGGGGGAGGTATGTTTACTTACACGAAGTGCAAGACCCAGGAAATTTAGGAACAATATTGCGATCCCTAGCGTGGTTTGGCAATTTTAACTTGTTGCTTAGTCCAAATAGCGTGGACCCTTTCAATTCAAAAGTTGTTAGGGCAAGTATGGGGGCTATCTTTCATGTCCCCATTGAACTTGATGTGCCTTTGTTGAGTTTATCAGAAAGGTTTTCTCACTTTGCGTATTTAGATATGCAGGGCAAGGCGATATCCGACCCTGATTTTAGTGAATTCCAATGTTACTTGTTTGGCAACGAGGCGCGGGGCGTGCCCAGAGACACCTTAGTGGAAGTTAACGCTAGTGCATTTACCATTGCCGGCAGTGGTAAAATAGATTCATTAAACCTAGCTAGCGCAGTGAATATATGCGCTTATCAATTGTCTCAATAA